From the Pyrenophora tritici-repentis strain M4 chromosome 5, whole genome shotgun sequence genome, the window TGACGCTGCAGAGGTGCTTCTTGAAGGAAGTGTCTGTCTGTTTTTGCACAATCTCAACGTCGGCCCACCCTCTCTTGCTCGAGAGTGGTATCTGGGATGGAGTCATCATCGACGAGGCCGCCCGTGAGACGCGTGCTGGAATGGCGACTATCATGGGTGCATTTAGTGGCCGAATTCGCCACTTCACTCTGTCGGGAGATCACTGGCAAGGCGAGGGCATTGTGGTTGGCAGAAACTCCAATATTGGCTTGAAAATCCTTTCCCGCAACGTCTTCGAGCAGTTGCCGATGTTCAGCGACTCTACGGCCGACAGGTCTCAGTTGAGCTGCCGCACATCAACGCACAGCATGTGTTCGGAGAGTGGCTGCGGAGCGCATGTGTTGAATCTCTCTGGCTCCAGTATAACTCCACCCCTACTCCAACCTTTCTCAAGATCAAGTTTGCGGGTCCATTGGAAGCTTTTGCTGGTCCTCAACCCCCTCAGCTTCCTATGCCTTCTGGTCCGTCTGGTCCATCTGGTCCGTTTGCCCCGCCTGTCCCTTCTGGTCTTGCTGGTCTTTCTGATGAGGAGGATTATGGTCTTTTGTCGCCTTCTGGTCCCCTGGATCATGATGATACAAATATGCTTTCCCCAACAATATCGAACCCCGAAGCAACAGACGAAGGGCTTTCGTGGCAACTACCACAAGGTCTAACATCTGGAACAGCCCGCTATCTTGAGCGATCAACGAAAGTGGGTCCACTCTTGCGTTTGGAATTTGGCAGACCAGGCAATGACGTTCTTTCGATCATACTCAGCAACCGTTTCTCCGGCGAAGCGATGTGGTTCAGGAAAATGAAGGATAAATCATTTCTTCCCAAGAAAGCCATGTATGGCCAAGGAACGGGTCGCTGCTTACCTGCAGTCAATACGCAGCACTGATAAACACATACACATTATTGTGTATTTTGCAATGCGATTGCAAACATGTTACATCCCCTCACCTCTTACTGGCGCCGGAATCCGTCTTGCACCTGTCTCATTAGAGCATCAGTCCGGAGAGCATCAGTCCGGAATGGAAGTGGGAAATGCTGCCAACGACTAAACCAGATGCGCATGTGTCGATCGTCGATGTCTGTCCAATGATGCCTTGCGGACCCATGTTTGGAACACGCATATTCCGAGAACTCCGCTTGTATCCATATCATATGAAAAAGCGAATCCTGTAATCTCCTTCACTGGAATGTCCATGGGCAGTTCCGACAGGCGGGTGCAATGATGACATCCCTGGCTCCTGGGAGAGCCCGGATCGGTACCAAAATTTATTGGATCACTGCAACACCAATCACGCAGACGAGCCTTTACTGTGGTCCATCACCACAGAAACTCAATGCGGCCTGGGTTTCGACTCGCGGGCTGATCTGGAGAAGCATCAGGTTATATACCACCCTGGGGCAGATTCGACACCATCTGATGTACCGGAAAGCGCCCAGGATGGTCAACGCGCAACGTCAATACCATCTGGTGTACCGGATATCGTTCCAATGAGTCAAtaaagaaggtcgagagcACAACGGACGCAGGCAAGAGCCGAGTGCTGGACCCGGGAAATTGATGCAGATTTGGACCAATGCGTACGAGCAGACGGGTTTGCATGCAAGAGTACACTTATTCGACAGTGGCTCGAACGGCGTACCCTGAATTTCTCATTTGTTGTCAGTATCACTAGCAAGACCACTCTAGGTTTACAATTGTCTACAACGGTGTATACATGTAGAGGCAAGATGTCTTTTTTACTTACCATCCTCAAACTCTTCTAGATCACCTATAGGATCATGGGCAGCTACACGAACGCAAATAGACTGATCCTTTAAATCACTATAATAAGCTGCAAACTTTCAAGGACGCAGTTTCAAGGTTTTCCAGGCGGAGAAATTGGGTGTGAAAGTAAGGCTTGCTGGTTTGGGGAGAGTGCAGGTCGCGAGCTGTCGTTGCAGCAAGTACTACCTAATGTGGCTAGGCGGCAGGCCCCGGCCTAACACTACGCCAACACACATGCTTCTGGGCGGCTCATTCATAACCATCGACAGCCTCCTCTTTCACCGCTCCATCGCCAGCTGCAGCATTCTTCACCTCTGCGCCAAACGAAAAGCGAGACACGAAAGAAACACGATAAGCCGACAAGCACGATAGCCGCCGGCTGCGCTCCCAAGTATGGGTCTCTCCGACGTCTGCTACAGATTCCTCTGCTGCGGCAGTAAGTTGCAAAGCTTGTATCGCATGGCATATTTACTAATATGGAATGTGCAGCACGCTCGAGAGACAGTATATACGACCCGGTGCTGGCAGACAGTGAGCGGGAAGCTGTTGCCGACCTGTTGGGCTTCCTGGAAAACGTACGGCTACCGCCCGCCTCATAAACACACCGACACATACTGATTCCAGCAGCGAGCCGAAACCGACTTCTTCTCGGGCGAGCCCCTCCGCGCATTAAGCACCCTCGTCTACTCGGACAACATCGATTTGCAGCGCTCGGCAAGCTTGACGTTTGCCGAGATAACAGAGCGAGGTACTTGACCCGATAGCTGCGCATGGCCCACAACTGATAAACGTCGGCGTAGATGTCAGAGAAGTCGACCGCGACACGCTGGAGCCTATCCTGTTCCTCCTCCAGAACCCCGACATAGAAGTGCAGCGTGCCGCGAGTGCCGCGCTCGGCAACCTCGCCGTAAACAGTACGTGCACCCAACAGCTCCCGGCCGGAGCGTGCTAACCCTCGCAGCCGAGAACAAAGTGGCCATTGTCGCACTGGGCGGGCTCGCGCCTCTGATTAAGCAGATGAACTCGCCTAATGTCGAGGTACAATGTAACGCCGTCGGCTGCATCACCAACCTAGCCACGCACGAGGACAACAAGGCCAAGATTGCACGGTCGGGCGCACTGCAACCCCTCACCCGGTTGGCCAAGTCCAAAGACATGCGCGTGCAAAGAAATGCGACGGGCGCGCTGCTGAACATGACGCATTCAGGTAGGCTGCGCGCATTTTTCTGCAAGGTTTTGTGCTAACACGCAATCAGACGACAACCGACAACAGCTCGTAAACGCCGGCGCCATCCCCGTCCTCGTCCAGCTGCTCTCGTCGTCCGATGTCGACGTTCAGTACTACTGCACCACGGCGCTCAGCAACATCGCTGTCGATTCCAGCAATCGCGCCAAGTTGGCACAGACCGAGGGCAGGCTGGTCGGCTCCCTCGTACACCTCATGGAGTCATCCTCGCCAAAGGTACAGTGCCAGGCTGCACTTGCTCTACGTAACCTTGCCTCGGACGAGCGCTACCAGCTGGAAATTGTACGCGCTCGCGGCCTGCCATCTCTCCTTCGTCTCCTACAGTCATCATACTTGCCACTTATTCTATCCGCTGTTGCATGCATACGAAACATTTCAATCCACCCCGCAAACGAGTCGCCTATCATCGAAGCCGGTTTCCTCAGGCCGCTGGTAGACCTGCTCGGCTCCACCGATAACGACGAGATCCAGTGTCACGCAATATCCACCCTCCGCAACCTCGCCGCAAGCTCAGACAAGAACAAGCAACTGGTTCTCGAGGCCGGCGCTGTGCAAAAGTGCAAGTCGCTTGTGCTCAACGTGCGGCTTCCAGTCCAGTCCGAGATGACGGCAGCTATTGCAGTCCTCGCTCTCAGCGAAGAGCTGAAGCCTCATCTGCTCAACCTTGGAGTTTTCGATGTCCTTATCCCACTCACAGAGTCGGAGAGCATCGAGGTACAAGGCAACAGTGCTGCTGCACTCGGCAACCTATCGTCCAAGGGTAAGTTCAACTCAAATCCCATCCGTTCGTCGCTAACAAGTGCAGTCGGTGATTATTCCATCTTTATCCAAAATTGGACCGAGCCCGCCGGCGGAATCCACGGCTACCTACGCCGCTTCTTGGCCAGTGGAGACCCGACCTTCCAGCACATCGCCATCTGGACGCTGCTACAATTACTCGAATCAGAAGACGCAAAACTGATGGAGCACATCGGCAAGTCGAACGAAATCATCGAAATGGTTACGGAGATTGCCGAACGCAACATCGAGTCGGACGATGAAGACAACGAGGACGGCGAGGGCGAGGTTGTCACCCTTGCACGCAGGTGTCTTGAGCTTTTGGGCAAGAGCCCCAAGACCCTGGTTGAAGGGTAAAAAAGAACATCGGATGGCATTTTATACCCTGTTCATCAGATTTTGATTGCTCTGTTTCCCCTGCTCGTCCCCACCCCGTTTATTTTCCTGTTGATGCGTTCATGGTAAATACTGCTACAGGCAGTTTGGAGATTGGCGTTCATGGAGTAGCTGTGTCTTTGGTATCTCTAGCGAGCATTGGCGGAGCAGTATCCTTTACACATCGGCATGCACATATCTTACCACCACTCTCAGCCGAGTATTCGACGCAGAATTTGTAATTGATAGAATTGGATGCAAGATTCCGTCATCGTAGCAATGAATCAAACGATGTTCGGAACGACTAGTGAGCTTTTGACCATGTACTGTTACGCGTGTTGGGTTTCTCTTCTCCATTGGCTCTTTATATAGGACCTTAGGTACCAAACCCCCGCTCCGCCCCGCCCCTCATCTGGCCATGTGACATCGCGTTCTACGAATTCTAGCGCGGTTTTTCTCGCCGATTCTCCGAAATATTTCTCGACCACAACCAACTCTCCACCCCGCAAACCCCACCTCATTGCAACAGTAATGGCACCAAGAGGGCAGTCAAGTACCCGCGCCCGCGGTAGCGCAAGAGGAGGTGCAAATGCAGCGCGACCATCTGCAAGCGATGCGACTCCGCAAACCACTGCAACAGACCAGACTGCAGAACAAGTTGAAAGCGACTCAAAGCCAGCTGTCACAGGAGAGGGTATCACAACGACTACCGAGTCGCAAGCCTCTGTTCAGGCGGGTACCTCGTACGTTTGACATGAATCCGTCCGTACAAACCGCAATGCTGACGTCTACACAGTACAGAGACTTCCGTCCGTCCTCCCGCACAACGACTCGGTAGTCTTCAAGGCTCGGTTCCGCCTTCACGATCAGCCTCACCGGCGGTACGCGGCCGCGGTGGCACAAGTCGAGGGAAACGGGGCGTCAAACTACCTAGCTTTACAGGACGCAGGAGTAAAGAAGAGCGAGATGCCATGGTGCAAGAGCAGGCAGCCCGAGATCGCGAAAGGACCAAAGAGCAGATAGCAGCTGATGAGAAAAAGAGGAGAGACATGGAGTATGCTCGAAAACGGGAAGATAAAAGAAAGAACTTCAGAGGTGGTTACAGTGGCGTAGCAACAGGCCCTTTCTCACTTGGAAGTTCTAAAGAAGGCATGTCAAATCTCTTCACATGCTAGACTGCATTAACAATTACCATAGATAGGAAAAACAACTCCAGGCCTGGATACTCAGGGTTCGGCTCAGGATTCGGCTCAGGTTCGGGTTCTCGAGCAGAGCGTGTCAAGAATGAGGATGGTAGTTATGGAGGTTCAGGTCACCAATCAACGCGAGGCGGAGGCGGCTCATCTACCAAGAGAGAGGATGGTGGCCTTGTGTCGTcagaggaagaggaagaggataCTGAAGTACACCAACCCCGCATGAACATCGACGAACTTAAAATATCCTCAGACGATTTCGCCGGCAAAGCACCAGAGCCCACGAGCATGGCGCAACTGCCAGTTCGCGCTGGCAGGAAGGAACATCAGGAACGAAAGCCCGGTTACAACACAGAGGCCAGCACGGCGAAGGTACTCGAGCAGGCAGAGGGAAAAACACCAAAGCTGAAGAGCGAGTCCAAGGAAGTAAAGGTTGAAGGAGGCAGCGACGACGAAACCATGTCTGATGCAGGCAAAACAGGTCTGCCAGATGCTCCAGCTCTAAAACAAGACCCAAGTGTTGAACATAGGCCCAAGCCAAAGACCACAGATCCAGCACAGCCTGCCTTTCAAACTGATGACGACCGTGCAGAATGGGAGCGTATCCAACTGCACAGACGTCTCATAATCGCGGAATTTGGCCCGACAGAGACGCCAGAAGTGGATAGTTCAGGGGATGCAGTCATGGCAGGCACAGCCGAGAAGCCCACGGTACGGACTAACAACGTCTATCTCTTCCAGATACCACCTCTCATGCCCGAAGTGGAAGCATCCATCAAGAAAGAAGCACCAGATCCCAAACCAGAAGCAAAGATCAAGCTCGAAGAAGGGGGTTTCTCCGATCCGACCGCCAAGCCCACGAGCGTTCGTTTTGGAAGCGGACTAGTGGGCAAACTGCGCGTACACAAATCGGGTCGTACCACGCTGGATTGGGGCGGCACAAGCTTTGAGGTCACCGATGTTCGCGCCGGCTCGGGGTCGCGCCAGGAGGTAGTTAGTATGGAGTTTACGCCGGAGAACCAACGGTCAGCGCCCGAAGATGCTGGGGATGCCTACAGTCTAGGCCCGGTCAAGGGCAAGTTTGTAGTGACGCCGGATCTTGAGACCATGTTCAAGTAGGGCTGTGATGGTATACGATGCATTCTTAGTATCGGAGTAGTATAATGATGATACCCTATAGCCATCGGCCTGCTTTATCGGCTGTCTGGCTGGGAATATTAAGCCCAAGTATACATTTCGCACCTGCATTAGTCCCGGCCTGGTGCCGGACAGCGTCAAAAGCAAAGTATGAGTAGCGCCATGCGTGGCCAGCTGGTGCGATTACGTCCTGTGACGACTCTCATCTCAAGTAACTTGTGCAGACGTATCTACTACATGTACCACGGTAGTAACGGCCCTTGCAGCGTGTCAAGCGCGCGTTCAGACGAGCAGACGCACAGACCAATCGGGATCTACCATGGAAGTCGACATACAAAACATCTACGAAAACGACCCCAGACCAACGTTCCTTGTGGATTTTCAGACGGAAACTCCCGCCATCAGCCATGTCAATCCTGCACTACTTGCCATACCACATATAGCCCAATCGCTCCACGCACACGATGCGCTGCGGGACTGGTGGGATCCAGAGAGTAGAGTAGCCTCTCAACACCAAACCGGGTTCCTGCATGGACGGTGCCGATGGATCAAGTTCCGTGTTGATCACCGATGGCTTGTCGTTACCATTGTGGAGCAGTCGATTCCTACGGATGATCACCAGGAGGATCTGCAAGAGCCTGTGAAGCCGAAGTTAGCCCGAATAGCCTCACCCTTGTTGGAATCACGTCAAGATACCATCTTCACCGTCAAGATACAGTCGCCAGAACTCCGTGAGCATATTGATCACGTTCAAAAGGTCAATTGGTCGAAGACCTCTCTGGGCGCAATTAGTAGTTGGAGCTATGAGCTCAATGTCTTGGTCACTACCCTGATGCTGGAGACTCGTCCAACCGCTCTCTTTCTGGGACCTGAACACACGATCCTTTATAACCTTGCCTATGGCGCTTTCAGTGGCTCGAGGCATCCTGCGATACTTGGCCAGAATATTATTGATGCTTGGTATGTGAGATACTATGTACATGAAAGGACAGTCTGACAAAAGTCAGGCCCGAACTAGTCGCCCCGATTTCAGCTACCATGGCCCGCACGGAGAAAACAGATTTTGCAGATGCCCCAGAAGAAGAATATCAACTCATGGTTGAAAGGGATGGCTTCGTCGAAGAAGCTTTCTTCATGTGGAGTCTTGTACCGCTCGTGGGTAATATACGCGGCATGTACTCCATGGTGACCGAGGTGACCAAGCAGAGGTAAGCGCATTCCGTGATCGCAACATAACCCCTGACTTTCTCACAGACTACTTGAACGCCGCGTTGATACATTACTTAAAGTTGGTCAATCAATCAGCAAGGCGAAAAATATGAAAGACTTTTGGGCCAACATAGCGCAAGCTATCGAACCTTATCAGTACGACTTTCCGGCAGCCGTTTTATACTCTCAATGCGAGTTACTTGACCCCCTAGATTCCAAAGGCGCTCTGAGAGAGCCACGGGATCGATGCACTCTGGAATGGACCATTGGTTATAAACCTGATCATCCAGATCTGCCTCAGCATTTGAACCTAGACAAAGATTTTGGTCTAGGACGCGCCATGAGTGATAGTGCAAAAGGGGGGCCAGCGCTGGTTTTCAGAGAAGAAGACGGCGTACTACCCGAGGCTCTCTATAGAGACCTCGAAAAACGAGCCTTTGGAGATCCAATAGGAGTATTTCTTGTCATACCAATACGGAGTTACGACGCTACCATTGTGGGATACCTCCTTGTTGGTCTGAATACCCGCCGGCCGTacgacgatgagtacgagGATTGGATCAAAACGCTTTCTAACCTTTTAGGCGCCTCTGCTACATCGGTAGCCcttcaagaagaagaagtacGAAAACGTACACGGCAAGAGGAACAAGCCGCGAGGGACCTTGAGGCTCTTAATGCTGAAGTTGCGACTCTTACAAAGGAAGCTAGCGATGTCGCGGAGAAACTGCGCAACTTTCACGACATTGCAGACCAAGTTGGTCTCGGCTACTTTGAAATTTCTGTTGACGGGATGATGGTAGATGCAAATGTATGGAACTAACCCCTGAGAACTTTTGGTGTCTAACAAGATGACAGGAGACATACTTTGCTCAGACAGGCCAACGAAGAGACTTTGGCGATGGCCCACCATTCGCATACAAGGAATGTGTATACGAAGGAGACCTGGAAATGGTCGAGAAGAAGTGGGAGGTTTTGATAAGTGGTGAGCCAGCCACATTCGAAATTCGCTGGAAGAAAGCCGCCAACCAAATACACGAAAATGGCAAAATCGGCCATGACTATCTATGGACTTTGGCAGCCTGTGTTCCTATCAAATCTCCAGACGGAACTGTGACTGGTGTCTTTGGATGCAACACCGACATTTCCGCGCAAAAGGAGGCTACTCAAGCTCTGATGATGCGATCGGAGGCAGAACGGCGTCTGGCTAGCTTCACTGAACTTGCACCAGTGGGCTTGTTTCATCTGAACGCAGATCTTTCGATGAAATACTGCAATGATCAATGGTTTCGTATAACTGACCATCCGAAGATACCCATGGATCAGGTAGAGTGGCGGTCGGTTGTCTACCCGGACCAGATAGAGCGCGCCTACCGTGAGATAAGGGCTACAAGACAAAAACAAGGGGCGCATACTTTTACATGTCACCTGAAGAAACACTGGAAGGGACCCGATGATATCTCAACACCAACTTGGATCCTCGTGGCCGCCACAGCGTATACCGACGACTCCATCATGGGAACAATGACAGACATCTCGCAGCTAAAATGGGCCGAAGCCATCCAAAAGAGCAGAGTAGAAGAAGCGCTAGAATCAAAAAGACAACAGGAGAACTTCATCGACATGACAAGCCACGAAGTGCGTCTCCACCCCCTGATTCCACGTACCCAACTAACCACTTACCCACAGATGCGTAACCCTCTAAGCGCCATGGTCCAATGCGCCGACTCCATCTCATCCTCGCTCACTGAAATAAACGACCTAACCCGCGGCTCCGTCCTCGCCGCCCAACCGGTCCTAAAAACCCAACTCAACGACCTCACAAGCACCAGCCTCGACGCCGTCGACACCATCCAAGCATGTGCCACGCACCAGAAACGCATCGTAGACGACATCCTCACTTTATCGAAACTAGACTCTAAACTCCTCGTCATCAGCCCCATTGTCCTGCAGCCTGCAGCCCTCCTAAACGACACGTACAAGATGTTCAAGGAAGAAGCAAATAAAGCACACGTCGACCTACGCGTTAGATGCGATGAGTCGATCGAGGCTTTGCGGATTGATTGGGCGGTGCTGGATCCAAGTCGCGTGTTACAAGTTCTTATCAATTTGTTAACCAATGCTATAAAATTCACCCAAGACCAGGATGACGAACGCAGGGTCGAAGTCATAATGGGGGCGTCGCTCAACGCAGAAAAGATGTCGGAGATTGAGTACGTGCCACAGGAAGCCGTGCAGAAAGATTTCCTGCTAGAGCCCGAGTGGGATGGTGCGGATGAAGTGTTTTATCTCAGCTTCACTGTTAGGGACACTGGGTGTGGGCTTTCTCCTGAACACAAGGCAAAGGTAGGATATGGAGCAGTTTTCGGATAACAGATGTATGCTGACTTGTTCCTCCCTTCGGTTTTGTAGCTCTTCAACCGCTTCTCACAAGCATCCCCGAAAACTCACGTTCAGGTATATCTACCACCCCTCTCCCCATCTGCTTGCAATACATAGACCTAACGAACATGTTTCAGTACGGCGGATCAGGTCTTGGCCTCTTCATCTCCCGCGAACTCACCGAAATGCAAGGTGGTGCCATTGGCGTTTCGTCTTGTCAAAACGTCGGTTCTACGTTTTCTTTTTACATAAAATCGCGACGGGCGAGCTCCCCTTCTTCCCCCCCAGCTCggcaccaccaccaccactaccaGCAACAGCACTCGCACATACACGCCCACCCCACCCCACCCCAAGCCCAACAAAAACAACGCGGAAGAAGCAGCTTCTCCAGCTGAACCCCAAGAAAACGACGACGAACAGAAAACCGAGGAACAACCAATCTACCACATCCTCATCGTAGAAGACAACCTAATAAACCAACGCGTCCTCTCCGCCTCATTGCGTAAACTGGGTCATACCATCCACGTTGCAAACCACGGTGTTGAAGCGTTGGAGCATCTTTCCCGTACTATTTTCTCCCCATCCCCATCCCCATCCCCACCTCTACCCTCACCCCCCTTATTCAACCCATCCCTttctccaccaccaccaccaccacaacaacaacaacaacaaccccTCCCCCCTAACAGCCGTACTGATGGACATGGAAATGCCCATAATGGACGGTCTAACAACTACGCGTCGAATCCGCGAAATGGAAGCAAATGGTGAATTGCGCGGTCACGTACCCATTATAGCGGTTAGTGCGAATGCGAGGAGGGaacaggtggaggaggcgaGGGAGGCGGGGGTTGATGGTGTGGTTTGTAAACCTTGTAGGGTTGGGGAAGTGCTGGGGATGGTTGGGCGTGTTGGGAGTGAAGGTGTGGGGGCTGATTAGATCTAATTGATGTTTTTTCTAGAGGATTTGGAGTGGAGTGGCGGATTGTGGTGGGGTGATGAGTTAGTTGGAAAGAGAGGGAGAGGTGTTTATTCAGTGGAAGCGGGCGAATGAGATGAACGGCACTTGATCCATTTCTAGTAGCAAGAAAACGAAACTTTGATTCTACTACTAGACGAGCGCTTTGTTTGCTATAACGTCAGTACAGTAGTTTCCAACAGCCCCATTAAAACGCCCCGATGTCGAAGTTATCACAAGCTAAGAAAACACAGCCCTTCCCCTCCTCTCCCAGAATAAACCCAAACCTTAAAACTACCCAAATACCACCCCTTTCATCCCCTGAATCCCATTACCCGTAATTTCATGTTCACCTGGTTCAATACTCCAAGCTATTCATACACCAAAACTCCAAATCTCAACATTACAACTCAAAACCCTCGCCCACGTTTCAAAAACGTCCATCTCAAACCACACCCTTCCCCGATCCATCACTCCGCTCATCCGTCAGTCTACTAATCTGACTCAGCGTACTCAAGCGCCTCGTCGGATCCGGTCTTTTATCAACACTTTTCCGCGCCGTCGCCATCTTATTGCGATTAGTCCAGAAAAGCCAGCTCTGACCGTTGTACAAAGCAAGCGGGTTAGAGGTTGTGGATAGACGATTAGTGTCACGTTCCGAGGGAGGTTCTTTCAGAGGAGACGAAGCTTCGGATAGAGAGATGCTTCGGGATGTTGTCGTGGTGGTGATGCGGTCCATTGAGATTGATGTTTTTGGCGTTCCTGGTCTCATGTCTGGGGTGCCGGGTGCTTGTACGGGGCGGAGGATGGGCGAATCGGATTGAGACGGGGGGGCGGAATGGAGACTTAGTGTTGGTAGTGATTTTCTGGGGGAAGCGCTACGGCGAGGGACGGAATTGCTCGAGTCGAAACTAGCATGTGAGATGCTTTGTCGCCATGTCATGATGCGGTCGTTGGGTGGTTGGGTGGACAAGCTGTCTCTTCGCGACCTGCTGGTTCGAGATATTATGCTACTTGGTCGTCCGATACCAGAGGTCCTTTTCATGGACACTGTGTCCCACTGCTCTGTTAGTCGCATACGCTTTTGGAAGGCACAGTCCTGTCTGAACACCTTCAGAGCCCCGGTGTAGTCTGCTGTGACAATAATGTTACCTCCAGAATGAGCGCAGCGGGCTGTATACGCTGGGCTCTCGGCAGCTTTCCTGGGATTGGCATCTACTGGAGCAAAATTCGGATTCGGCGCTAATCCTTCAGTGGGTGCCCGGGAGGAAACTACAGATTCCGCTTTCGAGACCAGCGTGACTGGTGGAGGGTTACAGAGGTCGAATATAGGGTCCTCCGAAGCGCTGAGGAGTCGTCTAGTCTGGACAGGAGCAAACACTGTACAGGTAGTGATAGACTTGTGCGCTTCGAACATCTCAAGTGGCCGGTTATCCCTCTTATCACCCTCAGGTGTAGTCGTTGACCAGATATACGCCTTCCGATCTTCGCTCCCGCATATGATGTGTCCACTACTATCCGCAAACGATGCTCTTATCTGACTGCAGTTGTTTTCATGGCCACGGAATTTCATCTCCAAAGTCTTGTCCTTCATGTTGTATATTCGCAACCTCGAGTCGTTGCTCGATACCAGCAGCTTGACTTCTGCATCTTCCTTCCCTGGCGGCCAGTATGTCGCTTGAATGCCTGTGATTTTGCTACCCTTGGCATTCTGCCCGCGTGTCGACTTGACGTGAAGTTGCGCTTGCCATTTCAGACCTTCCGTATCATAAAATATGCAGAGACCTCCCAATGTCCCGGCTATACAAGTCTTTCCATCTGGAGTAAACGCAACAGAGGTAATCATGTCTGGGACTGAAACGGAAAATGCAACGCTTTTATCCGGAATACTCCAGAGCCGTAACTTTGTGTCTAAAGAGCCCGCAAGGAAAAAGCGGTCGTCTGTAGGATGGAACTGTATCGAAGGAACAAAATCCGAGTGCTTGAAAGTACACAGGTT encodes:
- a CDS encoding KAP multi-domain protein — encoded protein: MGLSDVCYRFLCCGTRSRDSIYDPVLADSEREAVADLLGFLENRAETDFFSGEPLRALSTLVYSDNIDLQRSASLTFAEITERDVREVDRDTLEPILFLLQNPDIEVQRAASAALGNLAVNTENKVAIVALGGLAPLIKQMNSPNVEVQCNAVGCITNLATHEDNKAKIARSGALQPLTRLAKSKDMRVQRNATGALLNMTHSDDNRQQLVNAGAIPVLVQLLSSSDVDVQYYCTTALSNIAVDSSNRAKLAQTEGRLVGSLVHLMESSSPKVQCQAALALRNLASDERYQLEIVRARGLPSLLRLLQSSYLPLILSAVACIRNISIHPANESPIIEAGFLRPLVDLLGSTDNDEIQCHAISTLRNLAASSDKNKQLVLEAGAVQKCKSLVLNVRLPVQSEMTAAIAVLALSEELKPHLLNLGVFDVLIPLTESESIEVQGNSAAALGNLSSKVGDYSIFIQNWTEPAGGIHGYLRRFLASGDPTFQHIAIWTLLQLLESEDAKLMEHIGKSNEIIEMVTEIAERNIESDDEDNEDGEGEVVTLARRCLELLGKSPKTLVEG
- a CDS encoding AAA-11 multi-domain protein — its product is MGPDAAQMIFNCRKFAEGTDILKQSTSPEELLRFKTLGKEFEHVPNEEQQLIALDTTSSEIGVTTIIGPPGCGKTMVDIRILWAHTRLGRRVMGAAPTNSARDSLVQGFIKQNSSRPVSEQVPDHKWVVFTGGQVSIEGALRLGFDQMKELNPEKELMERNSAYWAHLCDVYVGLKLLHRIAVWKSDVSYDSPHQGGDQLYTWANDFDNTKANLKYIQDPEQHGRSEKHIEALELTLQRCFLKEVSVCFCTISTSAHPLLLESGIWDGVIIDEAARETRAGMATIMGAFSGRIRHFTLSGDHWQGEGIVVSVELPHINAQHVFGEWLRSACVESLWLQYNSTPTPTFLKIKFAGPLEAFAGPQPPQLPMPSGPSGPSGPFAPPVPSGLAGLSDEEDYGLLSPSGPLDHDDTNMLSPTISNPEATDEGLSWQLPQGLTSGTARYLERSTKVGPLLRLEFGRPGNDVLSIILSNRFSGEAMWFRKMKDKSFLPKKAMYGQGTGRCLPAVNTQH
- a CDS encoding RNA-pol-Rpc4 domain containing protein, whose amino-acid sequence is MNIDELKISSDDFAGKAPEPTSMAQLPVRAGRKEHQERKPGYNTEASTAKVLEQAEGKTPKLKSESKEVKVEGGSDDETMSDAGKTGLPDAPALKQDPSVEHRPKPKTTDPAQPAFQTDDDRAEWERIQLHRRLIIAEFGPTETPEVDSSGDAVMAGTAEKPTVRTNNVYLFQIPPLMPEVEASIKKEAPDPKPEAKIKLEEGGFSDPTAKPTSVRFGSGLVGKLRVHKSGRTTLDWGGTSFEVTDVRAGSGSRQEVVSMEFTPENQRSAPEDAGDAYSLGPVKGKFVVTPDLETMFK
- a CDS encoding DUF2756 domain containing protein, producing MAPRGQSSTRARGSARGGANAARPSASDATPQTTATDQTAEQVESDSKPAVTGEGITTTTESQASVQAGTSTETSVRPPAQRLGSLQGSVPPSRSASPAVRGRGGTSRGKRGVKLPSFTGRRSKEERDAMVQEQAARDRERTKEQIAADEKKRRDMEYARKREDKRKNFRGGYSGVATGPFSLGSSKEGMSNLFTC